The Salvelinus namaycush isolate Seneca chromosome 1, SaNama_1.0, whole genome shotgun sequence genome has a window encoding:
- the LOC120056841 gene encoding tumor necrosis factor alpha-induced protein 8-like protein 3 encodes MATMAVANLLTDDVSSEILDELYKASREFTKSKKEAHKIVKDVIKIALKIGILYRNHQFSPDELDTVERFKKKMNQAAMTAVSFYEVDYTFDHRILSELLLECRDLLHALVEQHLTLRSHTRIDHVFNHFAHGEFLAELYGDGEEYRLYLRKICNGINKLLDEGTL; translated from the coding sequence ATGGCGACCATGGCGGTGGCCAACCTCCTGACGGACGACGTCAGCAGTGAGATCCTGGACGAGCTGTACAAGGCCAGCCGGGAGTTCACCAAGAGTAAGAAGGAGGCCCACAAGATTGTCAAAGACGTCATCAAGATCGCCCTGAAGATCGGCATCCTGTACCGCAACCACCAGTTCAGCCCAGACGAACTGGACACGGTCGAACGCTTCAAGAAGAAGATGAACCAGGCGGCCATGACGGCGGTCAGTTTCTACGAGGTGGACTACACGTTCGACCATCGCATTCTGTCAGAGTTGCTGCTGGAATGCCGGGATCTTCTGCATGCGCTGGTGGAGCAGCACCTGACCCTGCGGTCGCACACTCGCATCGACCACGTGTTCAACCACTTTGCCCACGGGGAGTTCCTGGCCGAGCTGTACGGAGACGGAGAGGAGTACAGACTGTACCTGAGGAAGATCTGCAACGGGATCAACAAACTGCTGGACGAGGGAACGCtttaa